One part of the Populus alba chromosome 18, ASM523922v2, whole genome shotgun sequence genome encodes these proteins:
- the LOC118051243 gene encoding protein KINASE OF THE OUTER CHLOROPLAST MEMBRANE 1 produces MASKVVPAQPVTPFEFELYEDPDHLRTVIASSNQSTHRIDPAKLKLRHRIGRGPFGDVWLATHHQSTEDYDEYHEVAVKMLQPLKEEHMRLVLDKFDGLFSKCQGVENVCFLHGISVMNGKICIVMKFYEGSIGDKMALLKGGKLTLPDVLRYGIELAQGIAGLHAKEILVLNLKPCSFLLNENDQAVLGDIGIPYLLFGIPLTSSDMPRRLGTPNYMAPEQWQPEIRGPITFETDSWGFGCSFVEMLTGVLPWCGKSIEEIYDLVVRKQEKPHIPEGLPPPIENILLGCFEYDLRSRPLMTDILRVFKSSQNAVFVDGGWTGFGSRTIPEKSSGAGYTEWFLSKDHLQVGDMVRSRRPPNSCKPENMDVPEGTVVGLEHNPDRDGFVLVSVHGIHDPLRLPVSTLEKVSFGLAAGDWVHLKEENNKHSPVGILHSINRDGSVAVGFIGVETLWKGKSSELQMAESYFVGQFVRLKTNVLSPRFEWPRKTGGSWASGKIWWILPNGCLIVKFPGRFTIGQENSSFLADPDEVEVVSFNTCPGVFKKYQHLEDFHWAVRPLVIALGIFTAMKVGFFTGKKIQRSRVNRPQGNAVQSKGQYMDGQTSGDGSNQAWFPPSVKNILGVSPAAAR; encoded by the exons ATGGCCAGCAAAGTTGTTCCTGCTCAACCCGTGACTCCTTTCGAGTTTGAGCTTTATGAGGATCCTGATCACCTTAGAACTGTGATTGCCTCGTCGAACCAGTCAACTCACAGGATTGATCCTGCGAAATTGAAACTTAGACATAGAATTGGGAGGGGACCTTTTGGTGATGTTTGGTTGGCTACTCATCATCAATCCACTGAAGATTACGATGAGTATCATGAAGTGGCTGTCAAGATGTTGCAACCTCTTAAGGAGGAACATATGAGGCTTGTGTTGGATAAGTTTGATGGTTTGTTCTCAAAGTGTCAAGGTGTAGAAAATGTGTGTTTTCTACATGGAATCTCAGTTATGAATGGAAAG ATATGCATTGTTATGAAGTTTTATGAGGGATCAATTGGGGACAAAATGGCTCTCCTGAAAGGAGGGAAGCTCACATTACCCGATGTTTTGAG GTATGGGATAGAGTTGGCACAGGGAATTGCAGGGTTGCATGCAAAAGAAATCCTAGTTCTTAACCTTAAACCTTGTAGCTTCCTTCTTAATGAAAATGATCAAGCAGTTCTGGGAGATATTGGTATTCCTTACCTTCTATTTGGAATTCCATTGACAAGCTCAGATATGCCTCGGAGGCTTGGAACCCCAAACTACATGGCTCCAGAACAGTGGCAGCCAGAAATAAGAGGTCCAATAACCTTTGAGACTGATTCGTGGGGATTTGGGTGCAGCTTTGTGGAGATGTTGACTGGTGTTCTGCCTTGGTGTGGGAAgtcaattgaagaaatttatgacTTGGTGGTTAGGAAACAAGAGAAACCACATATTCCTGAGGGCCTCCCTCCTCCAATTGAAAATATTCTTCTTGGCTGCTTTGAATATGACTTGAGGAGCCGCCCCTTGATGACAGACATATTACGTGTATTCAAAAG CTCACAGAATGCAGTTTTCGTAGATGGAGGCTGGACAGGGTTTGGCAGCAGAACAATCCCGGAGAAATCCAGTGGTGCTGGTTACACAGAGTGGTTTCTGTCAAAGGATCATCTGCAAGTGGGAGACATGGTGCGTTCCAGGAGGCCACCAAATTCATGCAAACCTGAAAATATGGATGTCCCAGAAGGAACTGTAGTGGGTCTAGAACACAACCCTGATCGAGatggttttgttttggtgaGTGTTCATGGCATCCATGACCCATTAAGACTTCCTGTCTCAACCTTGGAAAAAGTCTCTTTCGGTCTTGCAGCTGGGGATTGGGTACACCTGAAGGAGGAAAACAATAAGCACTCACCAGTTGGCATTCTTCATTCCATAAATCGTGATGGAAGTGTGGCTGTTGGATTTATAGGTGTGGAAACTCTGTGGAAAGGAAAATCTTCAGAGCTTCAAATGGCTGAATCATACTTTGTTGGTCAGTTTGTGAGACTGAAAACTAATGTTCTTAGCCCTCGATTTGAATGGCCTCGTAAAACAGGTGGGTCCTGGGCTTCTGGGAAGATTTGGTGGATCCTACCTAATGGTTGCCTCATTGTCAAGTTCCCTGGAAGATTTACAATTGGACAAGAAAATAGCAGTTTCTTGGCTGATCCAGATGAAGTGGAAGTAGTTTCTTTTAATACTTGTCCTGGCGTCTTCAAAAAATATCAACACCTTGAGGATTTTCACTGGGCTGTAAGACCTCTTGTGATAGCATTGGGTATATTTACAGCCATGAAGGTTGGATTTTTCACTGGGAAGAAAATACAGAGATCAAGAGTGAACAGGCCGCAGGGTAATGCGGTGCAAAGTAAAGGCCAATACATGGATGGTCAGACCAGCGGCGATGGTAGCAACCAAGCATGGTTTCCACCATCGGTGAAAAATATCCTCGGTGTTAGCCCTGCTGCTGCCC